A window of the Cystobacter fuscus genome harbors these coding sequences:
- a CDS encoding PAAR domain-containing protein, which produces MHTCPKSEPGPVPHVGGPVSVGEPTVLIGYMPAARVGDMAVCVGPPDSISQGESTVIIGGKPAARLGDPTSHGGVVVAGCPTVLIGVPAQSKCMADASSGGAPFVTKAGS; this is translated from the coding sequence ATGCATACCTGCCCGAAATCGGAGCCGGGCCCGGTGCCACATGTGGGAGGGCCCGTGTCGGTGGGTGAGCCAACGGTGCTCATCGGCTACATGCCCGCGGCGCGAGTGGGTGACATGGCCGTGTGCGTGGGGCCTCCGGACTCCATCTCCCAGGGCGAATCGACGGTGATCATCGGCGGCAAGCCCGCGGCGCGGTTGGGAGATCCCACCTCGCATGGCGGAGTGGTGGTCGCGGGCTGTCCGACGGTGCTCATCGGCGTTCCCGCTCAATCCAAGTGCATGGCGGATGCGTCGTCAGGGGGCGCTCCCTTCGTGACGAAGGCCGGGTCGTGA